One Bacillota bacterium genomic window, CCGACTGGAGGATGACGTCGAACTCGGTCTGCTCCTCCGCCTCCTGCTCCGCAGCCGGCGCACCGCCCTGGGCGCCGCCCGCGACCGCGCCCACCATGGCCACCGGCGCGGCGGCCGAGACGCCGTACTTCTCCTCGAACCGCTTGACCAGCTCGGAGAGCTCCAGCACGGAGAGGCCGTCCACCAACTCCAGGATCTGATCCACCGCCGACATCGTCTCTCGCCTCCCTTGGAACCGTACCGGCTCGAGCCCTCGGCCCCGAGCCCCCGTTCCCGCAGCCGCTCGGGTTCGCGCTAAGCGGCCGCCTGCCTCTGGTCCAGCAAGCCGTGCAGCTGCGTCGCGAAGCCGCGCAGCGGCGCCGCCAGCACCGACGCCATGCTCCGCAGCGGAGCGGCGAAGCCGGCCGCCACCTGCGCGAGCAGCTGTTCGCGGCTGGGCAGGGTGGCCAGGCGCTGTACGCTGGCCGCGTCGATGATCCTTCCTTCGAGGACGCCGCCCTTGATCGCGAGGCTCTTGTGGGTGCGAAGGAAGTCGTTGACCAGCTTGGCCGCCATGACCGGGTCGGTCTCGCCGCTGAAGACGTAGGCGTTCGGACCTTCCAGGAGCGGCTCCAGTCCGTCCAGCCCGGCAGCCGCCGCCGCGCGCCGCGTCAAGGTGTTCTTGATGACGCGGAACTCGACGCCCTGCCTGCGGAGATCGGCCCGCAGGGCGGTGCTCTCGGCGCCGGTCAGACCGCGGAACTCCAGCATGATCACGGCTCGCGACTCCCTCAACCGCCGGCTGAGCTGCTCCACGGTCTCGGCCTTGGCTGCCAGGATGGCAGCGTTGGGCATCTGTCTCCCCCCCCTTCCTCCCTCCCCGTGCCGGCGGTCCAGCAGCACCGCCTCGAGGCGGAGAGTCCGCCGCGAAATGCAACACGCCTCCCGCAGACGGGAGGCGCCCGGACGTATTCCGGCCATGCCGGCCACGTCGCTCGCCTCGGCAGGCGACCGGCAATCGCCGGTCATTGAGCGCTGGGCGCCTGCTGTCTACGGCCAAGCACGTCTCATTCGGTTGGCGGGCGCGAGTATACCACAGCCGCCGTTGGCGCGGCCAGCCTCTCTCGCCACCCGGAGGCCCGCCCGCTGCCGGTACGCCCGGCTCAGGCCACCCGGGCCGGGTTGACGCGTACCCCGGGACCCATGGTCGAGGAGACGACGATGGAGCGCAGGTACTGCCCCCGGGCCGACTCGGGCCGCGCCTTGACCAGGGCGTCCACGAGCGTCCGCAGGTTCTCGACCAGCGCCTCCACCGGGAAGGAGACCTTGCCGATCGGGGCATGGATGATGCCGCTGCGGTCGGTCCGGTACTCGACGCGGCCGGCCTTGGCCTCCCGAACCGTCTCCGCGGGGTCGCTGGTGACCGTGCCCGATTTGGGGTTCGGCATCAGGCCCCGCGGTCCCAGGATCCGGCCCAGCTGCCCCACCAGACCCATCATGTCCGGGGTGGCGATGGCCACGTCGAAGTCCACCCAGCCGCCGCGGATCCGCTGCACCAAGTCGTCGTCCCCGACCACGTCGGCACCGGCCTCCTGGGCGGCCTTGGCCGCCTCGCCGCGGGCGAAGACGACCACCCGCACCTGCCGGCCCGTACCGTGGGGCAACGTGACCGCACCCCGCACCATCTGGTCCGCGTGGCGCGGATCCACGCCCAGCCGGACGGAGACCTCGACGGTCTCGTCGAACTTGGCGCGGGCAAGCTCCTTCACCGTGGCGAGCGCTTCCTCGGGATCGTAGAGCCGGTTGGGATCCACCTTTTCGGCGGCCATCAGGTAGCTCTTGCCGTGTCGCATCTCTCTGTCCACCTCCGTGGTGCGAGCGGGCCCCTCGACCCTCCCACGCGTCCCGTTCTCCGTTCCTGAAGGCGCGTTCCCGAGGGTGGTACAACGCCGAAGCCCCTCCGGAACCGCCTCTGGAGACTACCCTTCCACGACCTCGATGCCCATGCTGCGGGCGGTCCCTTCCACCATCCGCTCGGCGGCCTCCAGCGAGGCCGCGTTCAGATCGGGCATCTTGGTGCGGGCGATCTCCCGGACCTGCGCCCGGGTCACCTTGGCCACCTTCTGCGTGTTGGGGCGCGGCGACGCGGTCTCGATGCCCGCCGCCTTCTTGAGCAGCACGGCCGCCGGCGGCGTCTTGGTCACGAAGCTGAAGCTCCGGTCGGCGTAGATGGCGATGACGACCGGTATGATCAAGCCCACCTGATCCTTGGTGCGCTCGTTGAACTCCTTGGTGAACGCCATGATGTTGATGCCGTGCGGGCCCAGGGCGGTGCCGACCGGGGGTGCCGGGGTGGCCTTGCCTGCCGGGATCTGTAGTTTGACGACGGCTATGACCTTCTTCGCCATCTCGCCGCCCAACCTCCTCGCAAACGCTTCACAGCTTCTCCACCTGAGTGAAGTCCAACTCCACCGGCGTCTCGCGGCCGAACATAGAGACTAGCACACGGAGCTTCCCGCTGGACGCCACCTCGTCCACCACACCGGTGAAACCGGCGAAGGGACCGGAGTTGACCTTGATGGTCTCCCCGACCTCCACGTCGATGCGGGGGCGCGGCTCCTGGCGCTGTTCCTCCTCGACCTGGCGGCCGAGGATGGATTCCACCTCCGCCTTGGTCAGGGGGGTCGGCTTCGAACCCGAGCCCACGAAACCGGTGACGCCCGGCGTGTTCCGGACCACGTACCAGGAGTCGTCGCTCATGATCATGCGCACCAGCACGTAGCCGGGAAAGATCTTCCGGCGTACGGTACGCCGCTTCCCGTCCTTGACCTCCACCTCTTCCTCGGTGGGGACCAGGGCCTGGAAGATCTTGTCCGCCATGTCCATGGATTCCACGCGCTTCTCCAGGTTGGCCTTCACCTTGTTCTCGTACCCGGAGTAGGTGTGGATCACATACCACTGCGGCTCGAGATCGTTCACCCGCTCTTCTGTCTCGGCCATCTTCAGTCCCTCGTCCCGCCCGCCGGCAGCCCTGTCCCGCGCTACAGCGAGAGCAGCAGCCGGAAGAGCCAGCTGAAAACCGTGTCGGAGACCCAGAGCAAAAGGGTGACCGCCGCCGACACGAGCAAGACCACGCCCGTATAGAGCGCGGTCTGCTGCCTCGTGGGCCAACTGATCTTGTGGAGCTCAGCCCAGACGTCGCGGAAGTACTGCACCACTCGGTTCATGCCGGCCGAACCAACCCCGATCCTTCATGCTGCACTGGCAAAATGAATGGCAGGCCCGGAGGGACTCGAACCCCCAACCAACGGTTTTGGAGACCGCTACTCTACCAATTGAGCTACGGGCCTGCGATGCTCTCGATTGTCGTCTGCTCCCCGACCGCTCAGCGCGTCTCCCGGTGCAGGGTGTGGCGCCGGCAGGAGGGGCAGTACTTCCTCAGCTCAAGCCGCGAGTTCTCCTTGCGGTTCTTCGATGTCGTGTAATTGCGCCGCTTGCACTCCTCGCAAGCCAGCGTGACCAGAACCCGCACCACGCCGCCTCCCAGCTGGCCACCACGGCCACGTTAGCACGGCCCCGAGAGGAGCGTCAACGCCCGCCCCCTGGCGGGCCGCCCCGGGCCTGGACGCCCTCGGCGGGGCGTTCTCGCCCCGCTCGTCGGAAACCCGCCGACCCCCGGCGGGGTCGGAGCCTGATGGAGCTGTCGACCGGAATCGAACCGGTGACCTCCTCCTTACCATGGAGGCGCTCTGCCTGCTGAGCTACGACAGCAAGGTGAGAAAGATGGTTGCGGGGGTGGGATTCGAACCCACGACCTCCGGGTTATGAGCCCGACGAGCTACCTGGCTGCTCTACCCCGCGACAAATCCCCTGGTGGAGAGGGCTGGATTCGAACCAGCGAAGGCTGTGCCAGCGGTTTTACAGACCGCCCCGTTTGGCCGCTTCGGTACCTCTCCGCTCGCGACGGCAGCTATTATAGCCGGCTCCCGGGGAGGTGGCAAGCACGCGGCAATGGAGCTGGCGGTCGGACTCGAACCGACAACCTGCCGCTTACAAGGCGGCTGCTCTGCCCGTTGAGCTACGCCAGCACGACCGTCGAGGGCGCTGGCCACGCAGCGGGCGGGTTCAGGCGTCCGAGGAGTCCATGGCGTGCCGGGACTCCAGGTACCGCTCCAGCTTCCTCTTCACCCGCTGCAGCGCGTTGTCCACTGATTTTACGTGCCGGTCCAGCTCGTCGGCAATCTCCTGGTAGGATTTGCCGTCCAGGTAGGCCATCAGCACCTGCCACTCCAGGTCGCTCAAGATCTCGCCCATCTTGGCCTCGATGTCACCGAACTCCTCGCGGCTGATGATCAGCTCCTCGGGGTCGCTCACCTTGACGCCGGCGATCACATCCAGCAGCGTCCGGTCGGACTCCTCGTCGTAGATGGGCTTGTTGAGCGAGACGTAGGAGTTGAGGGGAATGTGCTTCTGGCGCGTGGCCGTCTTGATGGCCGTGATGATCTGGCGGGTCACACAGAGTTCTGCAAAAGCTCGGAAGGAGGCGAGCTTATCCTCTCGGAAGTCCCGAATCGCCTTGTAGAGGCCGATCATCCCCTCCTGGATGATGTCCTCCCGGTCGGCCCCGACCAGGAAGTAGGAGCGCGCCTTGGCTCGGACGAAATTGCGATAGCGGTAGATCATGAACTCCAGGGCTTCGGAGTCGCCCGCCCGGGCCAGTTCCACCAGGTCCTCGTCGAGCATCTCCTCGTACGCCGGCATGACGTCGCGCTGAGGGTTGGCGCTCACCCGCTACCGCCTCCGTGACTGGCGAGAGGGAACTGGAGCGTGGTGCCTCCACCCGTCTCCTATGCTATGACCACGCTGCGCTGAAACCACGCGCGAATGCTGCTGGAATTGTAATGCAAACGACATTATACGGGTGGCTCGGGAAGAGCGTCAACGGGCCCCGGACCCGCTGGGGGCCGGGAGGGCGCGGCGGGCGGGCTCTGGCGAGGGGGACGCGCCCAGCGCCAGTGCGGGCCGTCGCGTCGATCCTCGACGGCGATGCCCAGCTCCTGCAGGCGGCTCCGGATCAGATCCGCTTCCTTCCAGTCGCGGCGGGCGCGAGCCAGCTCGCGGACGGAGAGGAGCAGCTCGATCAGGCGCTCGTTCAAGCCGGCATCCTCGGCCGTGCTGGGCGAGGCCGCGCCGGACGGACCCCCCGCCGCCGGGGCAGAGCGGGTGTGCAGGACGCCCAGCAGCGCCGCCAGCTCCCGGAAGGCGACCCGGGCCTGGGCCAGCGCAGCTCGCTGCTCGGGAAGGCCGGCGAACTCCCGGCTCTGCAGGTGGGCGTTCAGCCGCCGCGCCAGATCGAAGAGCGCAGCCAGCGCCTCGGCGCTGTTCAGATCGTCGTCCAGGGCGGCCAGGAAGTCCTGCCGGGCGGAGGCGACGCTGGCCAGCAGCGAGGCGGTGAACGGCTCCTCCGGGTCGGGCCGGGCCTCCTCGGCCAGGTCGCCGGCCGCCTCCGCCAGCAGCTGGTCCGCGTGCTGGAGGCGCTCCTGGGCGCGCGCCGCCTCCTGGAGCGTCTCCACGGAGAAGAAGAGCGGGTTCCGGTAGTGGGTGGAGAAGATGTAGAGGCGGAGCGCCTCCGGGGAGACCAGTTCCAGCGCCCGCTCCACGGTGAAGTAGTTGCCCAGCGACTTGGCCATCTTCTCCTCGCCCACACGGACCATGCCGTTGTGGACCCAGTAGCGGGCGAGGGGGGCGCCGTTGAGCGCCTCCGACTGGGCGATCTCGTTCTCGTGGTGCGGGAAGATCAGGTCGGCGCCGCCGCCGTGGATGTCCAGCGTCGGCCCGAGGAAGCGCCGGCACATCACGGAGCACTCGATGTGCCAGCCCGGGCGGCCCGCTCCCCAGGGGCTGGGCCAGCTGGGCTCCTCGGGCTTGGCCGCCTTCCAGAGGGCGAAGTCCAGGGGGTCGCGCTTCTTCTCGCTCACCTCGACGCGGGCGCCCGCCAGAAGCTCGTCGGGATCGCGGCCCGACAGCTTGCCGTACCCGGGGTGCGTGCGCACCGAGAAGTAGACGTCGCCCTCCGAGGCGTAGGCGTGCCCTCCCTCGACCAGCTCGCCCACCGCCTCCACGATGGCCGCCATGGATTCGGTGATGCGGACGTAGCGGTCGACCTGGTCGACACCCATCCGCCGCATCAGCTCCAGGTACTGCCCGGCATAGCGGTCGGCCACCTCGCGGGCGGGCACGCCCTCGTCCCGCGCCCGCTGGATGATCTTGTCGTCCACGTCGGTCAGGTTGCTGACGTACTCCACGCGGAAGCCCTGGTAACGCAGGTAGCGGGCGAGGAGGTCGCCGGTCAGCGCGGGGCGGAGGTGCCCGATGTGGGTGTCCGAGTAGACCGTGGGGCCGCAGAAGTACATCCGCACCCGTCCCGGCTCCAGCGGGACGAAGAGCTCCTTCCGCCGAGTCAGGGTGTTGTACAGCTGCACCCCATCGCCCCCGTCTTGGCCGCGCCTGTCGAGCGCGCCGTGCCCCGACTATAGTCGGGGCCGCGCGCGGGCGTCAACGCGGGCGCGGGGCCGGTCCCGCCGGATCGAGCCCCCGGCCGGCCGTCTCCGGGCCGGGAGGCTCCAGCGCCGCCACCGCGACCGCCGCGAGCCCCCGGCCTTCGCCCGCGAAGCCGAGACCGTTCCCGCTGGCCGCCTTGACGCTCACCCGCTCCGGGTCGACACCCAGCGCTTCGCTCAACGCGCCGACAAAGGCTTCGCGGCGCCCCGCCAGGGACGGGCGGGCCGCGATCAGCGTCAGGTCCACGTTCTCGATCCGCCACCCGGCGGCGGAGAGCCAGGCCGCCACCTGCCGCAGCATGGCCAGGCTGGAGGCGCCCCGCCAGCGCGGGTCGCCGGGGGGAAACCAGCGCCCGATGTCGCCCGCCGCGGCAGCGCCCAGAAGCGCGTCGACCAGCGCATGGCAGGCCGCGTCGCCGTCGGAGTGGCCGGCCAGGCCCGGATGACCGGGGATGGTCACCCCGCAGAGGACCAGCGGGCGCGAGGCGTCCCACGGGTGGGCGTCGTACCCCCAGCCGACCCGCATCTCAGCCGCTGCCGGCGCCGTACCGGCCCGCCCCGTCGTCGGCGTGAAGGCCGGCCTCCGGCCGTCCCGTCGCCCGCTCGTCCTCCGCCGCCTCCGGCGCCCGTGACCTCCCCCGGATCCAGGCCTCCACCAGGAAGCGGTCCACCGGATAGGTCACCTTCAGGTTCCAGGGCTCGCCCGGCACCGTCGTCACAGGCCAGCCCAGCGCCTCCACCAGGGCGGCGTCGTCGCTGGCGTCCGGCCCGCCCTCGGCCGCCGAATCCCGCCCGGGGGCCGCGGCGGCCGCCGCCGGGTTCATCAGAAGGCCGTGCGCGCGCCAGAGGAGCTCCGCCCGAAAACCCTGGGGGGTCTGCGCCAGGAAGAGCGACCCGCGCGGCACCGTCTCCGCCACTCGCTCCGCGACCACGCGCTTGACCGTGTCCGAGACGGGGAGCACCGGGATGGCCGCCCCGCTCCGGAAGGCGGCCGCGGCCACGCGCTGCCAGAGTTCCGGCGAGGCCAGCGGCCTGGCCCCGTCGTGGACCAGCACCACCTCGAGCCCCTCCCCCCGACCCAGGGCCCGCAACCCTGCGCGGACCGAGTCGGAGCGCCGCGCGCCGCCGGGCACCACCGCCGCCGGTCGGAGGCCGAAGGGGCGGATCGCTTCCTCGAGGCAGCGGCGGACCTCGCCCTCGCCCACCACCACCACGTAGCGGCCGACGCCCGCCCGTTCCAGCCCCTGCAGGGTGTAGGCCAGGAGGGGCCGGCCCAGCACCGGGGCGAAGGCCTTGTTCTCGCCGGCGGCGTAGCGGAGGCCCCGGCCGGCGGCCACCACCACGGCGCCGGTCCGCCGCATCTCCTGGGTCGGGGAGCGGGCGGGAGCCATCCGCTCAGGCGCCCGCCTCGGCGGTCGAGTCCATGGTCGCCTTGGGCCGGGCGAAGATCATCCGGCCGGCCGAGGTCTGGAGCACGCTGGTCACCTCGACCGACGTGGTCTCGCCGATGAAGCGCTTGCCGCCGTCCACCACCACCATGGTGCCGTCGTCCAGGTAGCCGATCCCCTGGCCGGCTTCCTTGCCGTCGCGGAGGATGTAGATCTCCAGCAGCTCCCCCGGCAGAACCGCCGGTTTGACCGCGTTGGCCAGGTCGTTGATGTTGAGGACGTCGACGCCGTGGAGCGCCGCCACCTTGTTCAGGTTGTAATCGTTGGTCAGCACCTTGCCCTGAAGCCGCTGGGCCAGCTCGACCAGCTTGGTGTCGACCTCCGAGGCGGTCAGCTCGCCCTGCCAGATCTGGACCGGTACGTTCAGCTCCTTCTGGATCCGGTTGAGGATGTCCAGGCCGCGGCGGCCCCGGTTCCGCTTGAGCACGTCGGACGAGTCCGCGATGTGGCGGAGCTCGTCCAGGACGAACTCCGGGATGACCAGCGGCCCCTCGAGGAAGCCGCTGGCGCAGACGTCGGCGATGCGCCCGTCGATGATGGCGCTGGTGTCCACGATCTTCGGCGGTTCCGCCACCGGCCGGAGGCTCTCCGCCGGCTCGGCGGCGGGAGGCCCGGCGGTCGCGGGCGCCACCCGGCCCGCTCGCTCCTCGTGTCCGTGCCGTCCGAGGCTGCGGAAGGCCTGCTGGATCTCCGCTCCCTTCCGGAGCCCGACCAGGCCGCCCAGGTAGGCGAACAGCAGGCTGACCAGGGTGGGGGCGACCACGCCGACGAAGGGGAGGCGCGAAAGCGGGGGAAGCAAAAGCAAGCCCAGGATGAGTCCGGTAAAGATTCCCACCGCGCCGCTGCCCAGCTCCTGCAGGGTGAGGTTGGCCACCGCCGACTCCATGCGCCGCACCAGCCGCTCCACGCTTCGCCCCAGCCAGGGTCCGAGGAGGAAGCCGACGGTGCCCGCCACCAGGGCGAAGATCAGACCGAGAAAGGTCGGCCAGCTCATGGGCGTGCTCCCCGGCCATGAACCGATGCGGAAGATGTCCGACCCGACGTATCGCCCGGCGTAGAAACCGCCCGTCAGCCCCAGCAGGGCCAGGACGATACGCGCAGCCCATATCAATGCGCTCACCTCCCGGCGGATCGCGTCCCATCCGTCCTGTCACCTATTCTTGCGCAGGAAGGCCCCCCCACAAACACCGCTGCCGGCCACGGGTGCCACGGGCCGGCAGGATGAAAGGATTATGCCAGGAGGCGGTCAAGCTCGGCGTGGGCCGCTTCCTCGTCCACGCCCTCGACCAGCGCCAGCTCCGACTCGAGGATCTGCCGCGCGCTCTCCAGCATCTTCCTCTCGCCCGAGGAGAGCCCGCGGTCGCGCTCGCGCCGCGCGAGGGAGCGAACCACCTCCGCCACCGCGTAAGGGTCGCCGCTCTTGAGCTTCTCGACGTTCGCCCGGAAGCGCCGGTTCCAGTTGGTCGTGACGATCGGAGGTTCGCCCTGCTCCTGAAGGACCTCGAGCACACGCTGAAACTCCTCGCGGGAGAGGACGGCGCGAAGCCCGCACCGCTCGGCCCCGTCGGTGGGGACCATCACCTTGATGCTCCCGCCCCGGACGGAGAGGACGTAGTACTGGCGACGTTCGCCCAGCACCTCCCGTTCCTCGACGGCCTGGATGACCCCGGCGCCATGTATGGGATAGACCACCCAGTCCCCGACTTGAAACACGCCGAGATCACCTCCACCCGACCACGATTGTACCATACCTGTCCGACGGAAATCGTAGATCGCGATGGCGGGGGCGGCAGGGCCAGACAGGCGCGTCCGGCCGCGACATCGGGGAGGCGGAAGCAGCCGCAGAGCGCCCGCCCAGCGGAGAAGGTGCCGGCCCCTGCCTCCGCTTCACCCATCCCGGCCAGGCAAGCGATCTGATCTACGATTTTCGACTACGGCTGGGGCGGGGCGGGTGCGGACGGAGCGGGCGCGGACCGTCTAGGCGTGGTGCACCCAGGCGCCCGAGCCGTCGGGATGGATCTCCCGTTTCCAGATGGGCACGACCGACTTGATCTCTTCGATCAGGAAGCGCGACTCCTCGTAGGCTTCGGCCCGGTGCGGCGACGCCACCGCGATGACGACGCTGGGCTCGCCCACCTTGAGGCGTCCGAGCCGGTGGGCCAGGGCGACCCGGCTCTCCGGCCAGCGCCGCAGCGCCCGCTCCACCAGGCCGGCCAGCTCCTGGCGCGCCATGGGCTCGTACGCCTCGTAGTCGAGCGCCACCACTTCCTGGCCGTCGCTCCGGTCGCGGACGGTGCCGAGGAAGAGGACGACCGCCCCCATCCCGGGCGCCTGTACCCGGGCGGAGCACTGGGCGACGGGCAGCTCCCCGTCACCCAGCGCGTACCACCCCCCGTCGCCCACGGGTTCCAGGGCCAGAGGCTGCGCCGTCCGGAGCCGCTCCGCAGGCGGATCTCCCTCGGAGCCGCCGCTGACCGGCGGGATCAGCGCCACCTCGTCCCCGTCGGCCAAGTGCGCATCGCGCCCGGCATAGCGGCGGTTGACGGCCAGGAGGAGCGACGGGCCGAAGCGGGAGAGCGCCGGGTGCTCTTCCAGGAGCCGGTCGAGGAGCTGGCCGGCGGTGCTTCCTCCGGCCAGCTCCAGCTCCAGCTGGCGGGCGCCCACGGCCTCGGCAGCGCCCGCGAAGAGGCGGACTGAGACGCGCAAAACGCCGTGACCCCCCTCCGCGCCGGCGTCAGGCGGGCGACTCGCTGGAGACCGTCGCGCGCTTCCGCTCGAAGACCAGCTTCCCTTCGGAGTCGGCATCCACCAGCACGGTGTCGCCGTCGGAGAACTTGCCCGCGATGATCTCCTCGGAGAGCGGGTCCTCCACCAGGCGGGTGATGGCGCGGCGGAGCGGCCGGGCGCCGAACTCGGGGTTGTATCCCTCGTCGACCAGGATCTCCTTGGCCCGCTCGCTCACCTCGAGCACGAGGCCCAGCTCCTTGAGACGGCCCTCCACCTGCTTGAGCATCAGGTCGACGATCTCGCGGATGTCCTCCCGCTTGAGCGGGTGGAAGACGATGATGTCGTCGATGCGGTTGAGGAACTCCGGCCGGAAGGTCTTCCTCACCTCGTCGAGGATCCGGTCGCGCATCTGCTTGTAGCCGTACTCCTCGTCCTCGTTGGGCCGGAAGCCCAGCGCCGCCTGGCGCCGGAGGATGTCCTGGCCGACGTTGGACGTGAGGATGACCACCGTGTTGCGGAAGTCGACGTGGCGCCCCTTCGCCTCGGTCAGCCGGCCCTCCTCGAAGACCTGGAGGAGGACGTTGAAGACCTCGGGGTGCGCCTTCTCGATCTCGTCCAGAAGCACCACCGAGTACGGCCGGCGCCGGACCGCCTCCGTCAGCTGGCCACCCTCCTCGTAGCCGACGTAGCCCGGCGGGGCGCCCACCAGCCGGGAGACGGTGTGCCGCTCCTGGTACTCCGACATGTCGATGGCCACCATGGCGTCCTCGTCGCCGAAGAGCGCGTCCGCCAGCGCCTTGGCCAGCTCGGTCTTGCCGACCCCGGTCGGCCCCAGGAAGATGAACGAACCGATGGGCCGGCGCGGGTCCTTCAGGCCGGCGCGCGCCCGGCGGATGGCGCGGGCCACGGCGGAGACCGCCTCGTCCTGGCCGATGACGCGGGCGTGGAGGATCTCCTCCAGGTGGAGGAGCCGCTCCGACTCCTCCAGCGCCAGGCGCTGGACGGGAATCCCTGTCCAGCTGGAGACCACCTGGGAGACGTCGTCCTCGGTCACCAGCAGCCGTTCGGTCACCTGGTTCTGGTGCCAGACCTCGCGCCGCTTCTCGATCTCCTGCTGGAGCTTCTGCTCCTGGTCGCGCAGGTTGGCCGCCTTCTCGAACTCCTGGCTCTGGACGGCCTCCTCCTTCTCCTTCTGGATCTCGTTCAGCCGCTCTTCCATCTCTTTGAGCTCGGGCGGCTCGACGAAGGCGCGCAGCCGGACGCGGGAGGCGGCCTCGTCGATCAGGTCGATCGCCTTGTCCGGCAGGAAGCGGTCGGAGACGTACCGGTCGCTCAGCCGTGCCGCCGCGACGATGGCATCGTCGGTGATCACCACCCGGTGGTGCGCCTCATACCGGTCGCGCAACCCCTTGAGGATGGCGATGGTCTCGTCCACGGAGGGCTCCTCCACCATCACCGGCTGGAAGCGGCGCTCCAGCGCCGCGTCCTTCTCGATGTGCTTCCGGTACTCGTCGATGGTGGTGGCGCCGATGGTCTGCAGCTCACCCCTGGCCAGCGCCGGCTTCAGGATGTTGGAGGCGTCGATGGCGCCCTCCGCCGCGCCGGCGCCGATGATGGTGTGCAGCTCGTCGATGAAGAGGATGACGTTGGAGGCGCGCCGGATCTCGTCCATCACCTTCTTGAGCCGGTCCTCGAACTCGCCGCGGTACTTGGAGCCGGCGACCAGGGCGCCCATGTCCAGGGTGACCACGCGCCGCTCCTTCAGGAGCTCCGGCACGTTGCCCTCGGTGATCCGCTGCGCCAGCCCCTCGACGATGGCCGTCTTGCCCACGCCGGGTTCGCCGATCAGCACCGGGTTGTTCTTGGTCCGGCGGGAGAGGATCTGGATGACGCGCTCGATCTCCTTCTCCCGGCCGATCACCGGGTCCAGCTTCCCTTCCTCCGCCAGCTGGGTCAGATCGCGGCCGAAGTTGTCCAGCACCGGCGTGTTGGAACGGCTGGTCCGCCGGCCCGGTGCCGGCCGGGCCGCCGTCGGCGGCTGGGCCGGGGCGCTCCCGCCGAGGAGGCGGATCACCTCGCGGCGGGTCTTCTCCAGGTCGACCCCCATGTTCTCGAGGACGCGCGCGGCGACGCCCTCCCCCTCCCGGATCAGCCCCAGGAGGAGGTGCTCGGTGCCCACGTAGTTGTGGCCCAGGAGCCGGGCCTCCTCGATGGCCAGCTCCATGACCACCTTCTTGGCGCGCGGCG contains:
- the rplL gene encoding 50S ribosomal protein L7/L12, with the protein product MSAVDQILELVDGLSVLELSELVKRFEEKYGVSAAAPVAMVGAVAGGAQGGAPAAEQEAEEQTEFDVILQSAGDKKIQVIKVVREVTGLGLKEAKDLVDGAPKPVKEKVSKEEAESVRAKLEEAGATVEIK
- the rplJ gene encoding 50S ribosomal protein L10, coding for MPNAAILAAKAETVEQLSRRLRESRAVIMLEFRGLTGAESTALRADLRRQGVEFRVIKNTLTRRAAAAAGLDGLEPLLEGPNAYVFSGETDPVMAAKLVNDFLRTHKSLAIKGGVLEGRIIDAASVQRLATLPSREQLLAQVAAGFAAPLRSMASVLAAPLRGFATQLHGLLDQRQAAA
- the rplA gene encoding 50S ribosomal protein L1, with amino-acid sequence MRHGKSYLMAAEKVDPNRLYDPEEALATVKELARAKFDETVEVSVRLGVDPRHADQMVRGAVTLPHGTGRQVRVVVFARGEAAKAAQEAGADVVGDDDLVQRIRGGWVDFDVAIATPDMMGLVGQLGRILGPRGLMPNPKSGTVTSDPAETVREAKAGRVEYRTDRSGIIHAPIGKVSFPVEALVENLRTLVDALVKARPESARGQYLRSIVVSSTMGPGVRVNPARVA
- the rplK gene encoding 50S ribosomal protein L11 codes for the protein MAKKVIAVVKLQIPAGKATPAPPVGTALGPHGINIMAFTKEFNERTKDQVGLIIPVVIAIYADRSFSFVTKTPPAAVLLKKAAGIETASPRPNTQKVAKVTRAQVREIARTKMPDLNAASLEAAERMVEGTARSMGIEVVEG
- the nusG gene encoding transcription termination/antitermination protein NusG; translation: MAETEERVNDLEPQWYVIHTYSGYENKVKANLEKRVESMDMADKIFQALVPTEEEVEVKDGKRRTVRRKIFPGYVLVRMIMSDDSWYVVRNTPGVTGFVGSGSKPTPLTKAEVESILGRQVEEEQRQEPRPRIDVEVGETIKVNSGPFAGFTGVVDEVASSGKLRVLVSMFGRETPVELDFTQVEKL
- the secE gene encoding preprotein translocase subunit SecE, which codes for MNRVVQYFRDVWAELHKISWPTRQQTALYTGVVLLVSAAVTLLLWVSDTVFSWLFRLLLSL
- the rpmG gene encoding 50S ribosomal protein L33 is translated as MRVLVTLACEECKRRNYTTSKNRKENSRLELRKYCPSCRRHTLHRETR
- the sigH gene encoding RNA polymerase sporulation sigma factor SigH — encoded protein: MSANPQRDVMPAYEEMLDEDLVELARAGDSEALEFMIYRYRNFVRAKARSYFLVGADREDIIQEGMIGLYKAIRDFREDKLASFRAFAELCVTRQIITAIKTATRQKHIPLNSYVSLNKPIYDEESDRTLLDVIAGVKVSDPEELIISREEFGDIEAKMGEILSDLEWQVLMAYLDGKSYQEIADELDRHVKSVDNALQRVKRKLERYLESRHAMDSSDA
- the cysS gene encoding cysteine--tRNA ligase codes for the protein MQLYNTLTRRKELFVPLEPGRVRMYFCGPTVYSDTHIGHLRPALTGDLLARYLRYQGFRVEYVSNLTDVDDKIIQRARDEGVPAREVADRYAGQYLELMRRMGVDQVDRYVRITESMAAIVEAVGELVEGGHAYASEGDVYFSVRTHPGYGKLSGRDPDELLAGARVEVSEKKRDPLDFALWKAAKPEEPSWPSPWGAGRPGWHIECSVMCRRFLGPTLDIHGGGADLIFPHHENEIAQSEALNGAPLARYWVHNGMVRVGEEKMAKSLGNYFTVERALELVSPEALRLYIFSTHYRNPLFFSVETLQEAARAQERLQHADQLLAEAAGDLAEEARPDPEEPFTASLLASVASARQDFLAALDDDLNSAEALAALFDLARRLNAHLQSREFAGLPEQRAALAQARVAFRELAALLGVLHTRSAPAAGGPSGAASPSTAEDAGLNERLIELLLSVRELARARRDWKEADLIRSRLQELGIAVEDRRDGPHWRWARPPRQSPPAAPSRPPAGPGPVDALPEPPV
- the ispF gene encoding 2-C-methyl-D-erythritol 2,4-cyclodiphosphate synthase; translation: MRVGWGYDAHPWDASRPLVLCGVTIPGHPGLAGHSDGDAACHALVDALLGAAAAGDIGRWFPPGDPRWRGASSLAMLRQVAAWLSAAGWRIENVDLTLIAARPSLAGRREAFVGALSEALGVDPERVSVKAASGNGLGFAGEGRGLAAVAVAALEPPGPETAGRGLDPAGPAPRPR
- a CDS encoding 2-C-methyl-D-erythritol 4-phosphate cytidylyltransferase, with protein sequence MRRTGAVVVAAGRGLRYAAGENKAFAPVLGRPLLAYTLQGLERAGVGRYVVVVGEGEVRRCLEEAIRPFGLRPAAVVPGGARRSDSVRAGLRALGRGEGLEVVLVHDGARPLASPELWQRVAAAAFRSGAAIPVLPVSDTVKRVVAERVAETVPRGSLFLAQTPQGFRAELLWRAHGLLMNPAAAAAAPGRDSAAEGGPDASDDAALVEALGWPVTTVPGEPWNLKVTYPVDRFLVEAWIRGRSRAPEAAEDERATGRPEAGLHADDGAGRYGAGSG